DNA from Myxococcales bacterium:
GGGCTCCCCGTGCACGAAGAGCAGGGGGCTCATGAAGAACCCCTTGTCGCCGTCCCGGCCGAGCGCGTCCACCCGGTCGGGATCGCCGAAGACGAGCTTGGCGGCGGCCTGGATGCGCTTGGCGCCCTCGCGGACGTCGCGGAGCTGGCTCCGCGTCGCCAGCGGTCCCATGTTCACGTCGTCGTGGGTCGGCACGCCGACCTTGATGGCGCGGAGCCGCTCGGCGAGGAGATCGGCGATCTCGGCGAGGCGCTCGCGCGGCACGTAGACGCGCCGAATGGCCGTGCACTTCTGCCCGGTCTTCTGCTGGATGTCGCGCGCGACGTCGGCCGTGAAGAGGTTCTCGAGATCGGAGCCGAGCTCGACGTCGGGCCCGAGGACCGCTGCGTTCAGGCTGTCGGCCTCGACGTTCAGGCGCACACCGCGCTCGACGACCGAGGCCTCGGCGCGGAGCGTGCGCGCGGTGCTGCTGCCGCCGGTGAACGCGAGCACGTCTTGCGCCCCGAGGTGCGAGGTGAGCGCGCCCGCGCCGCCCGCGAGGAGCGAGAACGCGCCGGTGGGGAGCGCGCCCGACTCGACGAGCAGCTCGGTGATGCGGTGTGCGACGAGCGCCGTGCTGGTCGCGGGCTTGCAGAATACAGGCATCCCCGCGAGCAGCGCGGTGGCGGCCTTCTCCGCGAGGCCCCAGGCGGGGAAGTTGAACGCGTTCACGTGCACGGCGACGCCGCGGCGCGGGGTGTACACGTGCGCGCCAAACAGCCGAGCGCTGCGCCCGAGCTGTACGCCGTCGCCGTCGGCCAGCAAGTGGGCGTCGCCCAGCTCTTTCCCGAGATCGGCGTAAAAGGAGAGCGTGCCCGTGGCGCCGTCGATGTCGAACTTTGCGTCGGACCGGGTGTTCCCGCCGTTGGTCATCGCGAGCCCGATGAGCTCGTCGCGCTTCGAGTAGATGGCCTTCGACATCGCGCGGAGGAGCCTCGCCGCGCTCGGCGAACGACATCGCGCGGAGGCGCGGGCCGCCCTCGTCGCGGGCGTGGGCGAGCGCGGCGCCGAGATCGAGGCCCTCGGTCGACGCGGTCGCGACCACCTCTTCGGTGGAGGGTTCAGGAGCGCCGCTCCCGGCCCCGCCGCCCGAGGCCACACGTCCACGCGCCGGAGAGATACGAAGCGGATCCGGTCATGGCGTGGGTAGAGCAAAGGGTGTGTGGCCTGTCAACGACCGGAGCGCGGGCGGGCCGCCGACGCCGCGCGGAGGCCCGCGAAGCGCTCGACGAGCAGCGCGGTCACGGCGCTCGCGTCGCGCTCTGCGGTGTCGACCGTGAGCTCGGCGGCCCCGTACAGCGGAGCGCGCTCACGCAGGAGCGCCCGGAGCTCGTTCATCGCGTCGTCCCGCCCCTTCATGGGGCGCCCGTCGCCCTGGGCCACCACGCGGCGAAAGTGGTCCTCTGCGCGCGCGCGGAGCCACACCGTGTGCGTCTCCCGGCGCAGCGTGGCGTAGGTGTCTCGCGCGGTCACGAGGGAGCCGCCCGTGGCGAGCACCGCGGGGCGGCCCTCCGCGAGGAAATCGGTGAGCACCTCTCGCTCGAGCCTGCGAAAATACGCCTCGCCGTGCATCTCGAAGACCATGCCGAGGCTCATCGCCGCGCGCTCGGCGATGCGCACGTCGAGCTCGACGAACGGGACGCGCAGCGCGCGCGCGAGGGCCGCGCCGACGGTGGTCTTCCCGGCGCCGCGGAGGCCCACGAGCGACACCACCCGCGGGCCCCGATCGGAGGCGAGCTCGGCGGCGTCCACGAGCTCGGCGGCGCGGACCCCCAGGGCGCGCGCGAGGGCGAGCAGGCGCACCACCGAGATGTTGCCGAGGCCCCCTTCGAGCGAGACCAGGAACCGCGCAGAGAGGCCCGTGCGCGCCGCGAGCTCCGCCAGCGTGGCGCCTTCGGCGTGGCGCAGCCGGCGCACCTCGGCGCCGAGCGCAGCCAGCGCGCGCGACGACGCGGCGCGCTCCTCGGGGGCCTTCGCGGGCATGGCGCGAGAGCGTAGTTCGCGCCCGAGGGCCCGACCAGCGCTCCGACACGCGCGCCCGCGCAACGTGCGCACTATAATGCCCATTCCGTTGACTTCATGCAGTATACCGCTTGCTCGGTCTGGGGCCGTGTGCGAAGAACCTCGCATGGCGCACGACGCTGCAACGCACCCGCCCGTTCGTTTCGAGACCCACCCCGACAGCTACCGCCACGTGGTGCTCTCGTTTCCCGCCGTGTACGGCGGCGACGTCGCGCAGATCGCGCTCGACATCAAGGAAGAGGGCGGGCTCCGACCGGGCTACCCGCTGAAGCTGAACTCGTACGACCTCGGCGTCGACATCGAGCTCGCCGACGCGGTGAACCGGGTGCGCTTCGAGCACCCGGAGGTGCGGGCCGTGGTGTTCTCGAGCGCGAAGGACCGCATCTTCTGCTCGGGGGCGAACATCTACATGCTGGGCAGCTCGACCCACGCGTTCAAGGTGAACTTCTGCAAGTACACGAACGAGACCCGGCTCGGCCTCGAGGAGCTGTCGACCGAGGGCGGTGTGCCGACGCTCGCCGCGCTGAACGGCACCGCGTCCGGTGGGGGCTACGAGCTCGCCATCGCGTGCGACGAGATCGTGCTCGTCGAGGACGGCTCGTCGGCGGTGAGCTACCCGGAGGCGCCGCTCCTCGCGGTGCTGCCGGGCACGGGCGGGCTCACGCGCCTCACCGACAAGCGCAAGATCCGGCGGGATCTGGCCGACGCGTTCTCCACCGTCGCCGAGGGCGTGCGGGGCAAGCGCGCCGTGCAGTGGGGTCTCGTGGACGAGGCGCCGCCCCGCGCGAAGTTCGACGAGGCGGTCGTGCGACGGGTGAAGGCGCTCGTCGCGCGCTCCACGCGCCGGCCCGCGCAGCCGATGAAGCTCGGGCCGCTCGCGCCCACGCGAAGCGCCGATGGCACCGAGTACACGTACGTGACGGTGGCGCTCGATCGCGCCGCGCGCACCGCCGAGCTCACCGTGCGGGCGCCCCGCGGCGGTGAGCCCACGACGCCCGCCGAGCTCGCGGCGAAGGGCGACGCCGCGTGGCTCGTGCGCGCGTTCCGCGAGCTCGACGACGCGCTGCTCGACCTCCGCTTCAACGAGCCGGAGATCGGCGTCGTGGCGGTGAAGACCGAGGGCTCGGCGGAGGCCGTGGTGGCGGCCGAGCGCGTGCTGTTCGAGCACGCGAGCGACGGGCTCGTGAGCGAGGTGCGCCTCCTCGTCAAGCGCGCGCTGAAGCGCCTCGACATGACGGCCAAGAGCCTCTTCTGCGTGGCCGGGCCCGGCTCCTGCTTCGCCGGCGTGCTCCTCGAGCTCGCCCTCGCGTCCGACCGCGTCTTCATGAAAGACGAGGACGGCGTGTTCATGCAGATTACACGTGCACAGAGCGGCCTCTTCCCTATGGGCAACGGCCTCTCGAGGCTCGAGTCTCGCTTCCTCGGCGCGCCGGCGACCGTGCCTCGGCTGCTCGAGACCACGGCGCCGCTCGCCACGAGCGACGCGCTAGCGGCGGGCCTCGTGACGTTCGCCCCCGACGACCTCGACTGGGACGACGAGCTCCGCATCGCCTTCGAGGAGCGCGCGGCCATGTCGCCCGACGCGATGACGGGCATGGAGCAGAACCTGCGCTTCGGCGGCCCCGAGACCCTGGAGACCAAGATCTTCGCGCGCCTCTCCGCATGGCAGAACTGGATCTTCCAGCGCCCCAACGCCGTGGGCGAGAAGGGCGCGCTCACCCTCTAC
Protein-coding regions in this window:
- a CDS encoding helix-turn-helix domain-containing protein; its protein translation is MPAKAPEERAASSRALAALGAEVRRLRHAEGATLAELAARTGLSARFLVSLEGGLGNISVVRLLALARALGVRAAELVDAAELASDRGPRVVSLVGLRGAGKTTVGAALARALRVPFVELDVRIAERAAMSLGMVFEMHGEAYFRRLEREVLTDFLAEGRPAVLATGGSLVTARDTYATLRRETHTVWLRARAEDHFRRVVAQGDGRPMKGRDDAMNELRALLRERAPLYGAAELTVDTAERDASAVTALLVERFAGLRAASAARPRSGR
- a CDS encoding 3,4-dehydroadipyl-CoA semialdehyde dehydrogenase; the encoded protein is MDVWPRAAGPGAALLNPPPKRWSRPRRPRASISAPRSPTPATRAARASARCRSPSAARLLRAMSKAIYSKRDELIGLAMTNGGNTRSDAKFDIDGATGTLSFYADLGKELGDAHLLADGDGVQLGRSARLFGAHVYTPRRGVAVHVNAFNFPAWGLAEKAATALLAGMPVFCKPATSTALVAHRITELLVESGALPTGAFSLLAGGAGALTSHLGAQDVLAFTGGSSTARTLRAEASVVERGVRLNVEADSLNAAVLGPDVELGSDLENLFTADVARDIQQKTGQKCTAIRRVYVPRERLAEIADLLAERLRAIKVGVPTHDDVNMGPLATRSQLRDVREGAKRIQAAAKLVFGDPDRVDALGRDGDKGFFMSPLLFVHGEPSVADVVHSHEVFGPCATVMPYDGTGEDAARLVAAGGGGLVTSVYSDDPRFLAAAVVGSAAFNGRVVIGSSKVASQAIAPGLVMPHLLHGGPGRAGGGEELGGRRGLAFYMQRTAVQGDRALLDALTGKR
- a CDS encoding benzoyl-CoA-dihydrodiol lyase encodes the protein MAHDAATHPPVRFETHPDSYRHVVLSFPAVYGGDVAQIALDIKEEGGLRPGYPLKLNSYDLGVDIELADAVNRVRFEHPEVRAVVFSSAKDRIFCSGANIYMLGSSTHAFKVNFCKYTNETRLGLEELSTEGGVPTLAALNGTASGGGYELAIACDEIVLVEDGSSAVSYPEAPLLAVLPGTGGLTRLTDKRKIRRDLADAFSTVAEGVRGKRAVQWGLVDEAPPRAKFDEAVVRRVKALVARSTRRPAQPMKLGPLAPTRSADGTEYTYVTVALDRAARTAELTVRAPRGGEPTTPAELAAKGDAAWLVRAFRELDDALLDLRFNEPEIGVVAVKTEGSAEAVVAAERVLFEHASDGLVSEVRLLVKRALKRLDMTAKSLFCVAGPGSCFAGVLLELALASDRVFMKDEDGVFMQITRAQSGLFPMGNGLSRLESRFLGAPATVPRLLETTAPLATSDALAAGLVTFAPDDLDWDDELRIAFEERAAMSPDAMTGMEQNLRFGGPETLETKIFARLSAWQNWIFQRPNAVGEKGALTLYGRPERPEFNFHRT